From a single Nostoc edaphicum CCNP1411 genomic region:
- a CDS encoding Uma2 family endonuclease — protein MVREYSAQRHLPPLESGDRLTRPEFERRYAAAPQIKKAELIEGIVYVASPFRHEQHGKPHSRVITWLGVYQSLTPGVDLSVEPTVRLDLDNEPQPDVVLFIEPDSGGQTRLSRDGYIEGSPELIVEIAASSVAIDTGSKKQVYRRNGVLEYVIWQSYENKIEWFCLIDGDYQLLSPGADGIIRSQVFPGLWLAVEALLNNQMVRVLEVVQAGLKSPEHNAFVQQLKK, from the coding sequence ATGGTTAGAGAGTACTCAGCCCAGAGACATCTGCCTCCGCTTGAAAGTGGCGATCGCCTAACTCGCCCTGAATTTGAACGGCGTTATGCGGCTGCACCCCAGATCAAGAAAGCAGAACTGATTGAAGGAATCGTTTATGTGGCATCTCCCTTTAGACATGAGCAACATGGCAAACCCCACAGTCGGGTGATAACTTGGTTAGGAGTCTACCAATCACTGACTCCTGGCGTTGACTTAAGCGTTGAACCAACCGTCAGACTAGATTTAGACAATGAACCCCAGCCAGATGTAGTGCTGTTTATTGAACCAGATTCAGGCGGACAAACCCGTTTGAGCCGCGACGGTTACATTGAAGGATCTCCCGAATTGATTGTTGAAATTGCTGCGAGTAGCGTGGCGATCGATACAGGCAGCAAAAAGCAGGTTTATCGCCGTAATGGGGTGTTGGAGTACGTAATCTGGCAATCTTACGAGAATAAAATTGAATGGTTTTGCCTAATTGATGGCGACTATCAATTGCTATCTCCCGGTGCAGATGGAATTATTCGCTCTCAGGTGTTTCCGGGTTTGTGGTTAGCGGTGGAGGCGCTGTTAAACAATCAGATGGTGCGAGTGTTAGAGGTGGTGCAAGCGGGGTTGAAGTCACCGGAACATAATGCATTTGTGCAGCAGTTGAAGAAATAA